Proteins encoded by one window of Myripristis murdjan chromosome 1, fMyrMur1.1, whole genome shotgun sequence:
- the as3mt gene encoding arsenite methyltransferase: MAAEKGGCAKDFADSTIHVDVKDYYGKVLQKTSDLKSNACVAPAQPIPAFIRQALKKVHPEVTARYYGCGLVVPECLEGSRILDLGSGSGRDCYMLSQLVGESGHVTGIDMTEGQLEVARMYLDYHMQEFGYKKPNVSFVQGYIEALTEAGLEESSFDIIISNCVVNLSPDKKRVLREAYRTLKDGGELYFSDVYSSGRLPDEIKNHKVLWGECIGGALWWEDLLLLAEQVGFSPPRLVTASLITVDNKELQDILGEFKFVSATYRLFKVPKGSTKACQVIYNGSITGVEDSFHFDSQYTFKVDDVVQVDDEVASILSHSRFAEEFTFQPPGAPCEPCRVKPKTGTVNPFELIQQLGTGSPGSTTGGCCGTRSTACCT; the protein is encoded by the exons ATGGCAGCTGAAAAGGG TGGCTGTGCAAAAGACTTTGCTGATTCTACCATCCATGTGGATGTCAAG GATTATTATGGCAAGGTGTTGCAGAAAACCTCCGACTTGAAGAGCAATGCTTGTGTGGCACCAGCACAGCCCATCCCTGCCTTCATCCGCCAGGCTCTGAAGAAGGTTCACCCGGAAGTCACTGCCAG GTACTACGGCTGTGGACTGGTGGTGCCAGAGTGCCTGGAGGGCAGCAGGATACTGGACCTGGGCAGTGGGAGTGGCAGGGACTGCTACATGCTGAGCCAGCTGGTGGGCGAGAGTGGCCATGTCACCGGCATCGACATGACTGAAGGCCAG CTTGAAGTGGCCAGGATGTATTTGGACTACCACATGCAGGAGTTTGGCTACAAGAAACCCAATGTTAGTTTTGTCCAAGGCTACATTGAGGCTCTAACAGAGGCTGGGCTTGAAGAGAGCTCTTTTGATATCATCAT TTCCAACTGTGTGGTGAATCTCTCTCCAGACAAGAAGCGGGTGCTGAGGGAAGCCTACCGTACGCTCAAG GATGGTGGTGAGCTGTACTTCAGTGATGTCTACAGCAGTGGAAGACTAccagatgaaattaaaaatcacaaagtCCTATGGG GTGAGTGTATTGGTGGGGCTCTTTGGTGGGAGGATCTCCTGCTGCTGGCCGAGCAGGTGGGCTTCAGCCCCCCGCGGCTGGTCACAGCCAGTCTCATTACCGTGGACAACAAGGAACTGCAGGACATTTTGG GGGAATTCAAGTTTGTCTCTGCTACATACCGCCTGTTCAAGGTCCCTAAAGGCAGCACCAAGGCCTGTCAAGTCATATACAATGGCAGCATTACAGGAGTAGAGGACAGCTTCCACTTTGACTCTCAGTACACCTTCAAG GTGGATGATGTAGTGCAGGTGGACGACGAGGTGGCCAGCATCCTGAGCCACTCCAGATTTGCTGAGGAGTTCACTTTCCAACCACCAGGAGCCCCCTGTGAGCCCTGCCGAGTCAAGCCTAAG ACAGGCACTGTGAATCCTTTTGAGCTGATCCAGCAGCTGGGGACAGGAAGTCCAGGTTCAACCACAGGGGGATGCTGCGGCACACGGTCTACTGCCTGCTGCACATGA